In Tachysurus fulvidraco isolate hzauxx_2018 chromosome 11, HZAU_PFXX_2.0, whole genome shotgun sequence, one DNA window encodes the following:
- the fxyd5 gene encoding FXYD domain containing ion transport regulator 5 isoform X2 → MATKKIWERSVLLLFFFYFRAYAGGNVSLSPDLQPSLTTKVTADTDGEKTTNFGTTISPTNITVTPEISDMKTNTTAVHSEDLENDENKSSISMETTLDEKWDKPFIYDYSSLRTAGLTIAAVLFVLGILVISCGKVRCGRRCKAGKGRSYEVTRM, encoded by the exons ATGGCAACTAAG AAAATCTGGGAAAGAAGTGTACTATTACTGTTCTTCTTCTACTTCAGAG CATATGCTGGTGGAAATGTTTCACTCTCGCCGGATCTCCAACCTTCACTTACCACAAAAGTTACAGCCGACACAG ATGGAGAGAAAACAACCAACTTTGGTACAACTATATCACCCACTAATATCACTGTCACTCCTGAGATATCAGACATGAAAACAAACACTACTGCAGTGCATTCGGAGGACTTGGAAAACGATGAAAACAAATCCAGTATCAGTATGGAAACAACACTAG ATGAGAAGTGGGACAAACCTTTCATTTATG ATTATAGCTCTCTGAGGACAGCGGGGCTGACTATAGCTGCTGTGCTCTTCGTGTTAGGCATCTTGGTGATTTCCT GTGGCAAAGTCAGATGTGGCCGCCGTTGTAAAGCGGGCAAAGGAAG ATCATATGAGGTGACCAGAATGTAA
- the si:dkey-262k9.2 gene encoding uncharacterized protein si:dkey-262k9.2: protein MLRLLLLTLLLTVKASATDTDGSGYYTNNDDEDEEPQGPHTASEVRNEVGAHNADVDDGSTTIIIIAAVSVVALAIVAVIAVVLFTRHLQRREQGVYSVPVEQGQKCV, encoded by the exons ATGTTGCGGTTACTCCTTCTGACTTTGCTTCTCACAGTTAAGG CTTCTGCAACAGACACTGATGGTTCAGGATACTACACAAATA atgatgatgaagatgaggaacCACAAG gaCCACATACTGCTTCAGAAGTGAGAAACGAAGTCGGAGCCCACAATGCCGATGttgatg ATGGAAGCACCACGATCATTATCATAGCAGCAGTGAGTGTGGTCGCTTTGGCCATTGTGGCTGTAATAG CTGTAGTTCTCTTCACACGTCATTTGCAGAGACGGGAACAAGG tgtgtacagtgtcccaGTGGAGCAGGGCCAGAAATGCGTCTAA
- the fxyd5 gene encoding FXYD domain containing ion transport regulator 5 isoform X1, which translates to MATKKIWERSVLLLFFFYFRAYAGGNVSLSPDLQPSLTTKVTADTDGEKTTNFGTTISPTNITVTPEISDMKTNTTAVHSEDLENDENKSSISMETTLAPPTTNLTTNSQRTIGSKTTVVGEIKWDEKWDKPFIYDYSSLRTAGLTIAAVLFVLGILVISCGKVRCGRRCKAGKGRSYEVTRM; encoded by the exons ATGGCAACTAAG AAAATCTGGGAAAGAAGTGTACTATTACTGTTCTTCTTCTACTTCAGAG CATATGCTGGTGGAAATGTTTCACTCTCGCCGGATCTCCAACCTTCACTTACCACAAAAGTTACAGCCGACACAG ATGGAGAGAAAACAACCAACTTTGGTACAACTATATCACCCACTAATATCACTGTCACTCCTGAGATATCAGACATGAAAACAAACACTACTGCAGTGCATTCGGAGGACTTGGAAAACGATGAAAACAAATCCAGTATCAGTATGGAAACAACACTAG CTCCACCGACCACCAATTTAACAACAAACAGCCAAAGAACCATTGGTTCTAAAACAACCGTGGTTGGGGAAATCAAATGGG ATGAGAAGTGGGACAAACCTTTCATTTATG ATTATAGCTCTCTGAGGACAGCGGGGCTGACTATAGCTGCTGTGCTCTTCGTGTTAGGCATCTTGGTGATTTCCT GTGGCAAAGTCAGATGTGGCCGCCGTTGTAAAGCGGGCAAAGGAAG ATCATATGAGGTGACCAGAATGTAA